A genomic stretch from Pseudomonas alkylphenolica includes:
- a CDS encoding sensor histidine kinase yields the protein MPQAAPISSVPKSKGQNAAEQESRLGLEQAFALFDQVSSQLNQSYNLLEARVTELKGELAVVSAQRMAELAEKERLANRLQNLLDLLPGGVIVIDGQGLVREANPAACDLLGEPLVGELWRQVIARSFAPREDDGHEVSLRDGRRLSIATRSLDAEPGQLVLLNDLTETRHLQGELARHERLSSLGRMVASLAHQIRTPLSAALLYASHLAEQSLPLETQQRFAGSLKERLHELEHQVRDMLVFARGELPLTDRVTPKALFQALQQAAQAHVQGHAVRWQCDSHLGELLCNRDTLVGALLNLIENALQASSEPVRLKVHLYRRGQLLRLCVSDAGAGIDSALLARLGEPFLTTKATGTGLGLAVVKAVARAHQGTLQLRSRPGRGTCALVTLPLIDALKMENEQ from the coding sequence ATGCCCCAGGCCGCCCCCATCTCCAGTGTCCCCAAATCGAAGGGGCAGAACGCTGCCGAGCAGGAAAGTCGTCTTGGCCTGGAACAGGCCTTCGCCTTGTTCGACCAGGTCTCCAGTCAGCTGAATCAATCCTATAACCTGCTCGAAGCCCGGGTTACCGAGCTCAAAGGTGAGCTGGCGGTAGTCAGTGCCCAGCGCATGGCCGAGCTCGCTGAGAAGGAGCGCCTGGCCAACCGTCTGCAGAATCTGCTTGATCTGTTGCCGGGCGGGGTCATTGTCATTGATGGCCAGGGCCTTGTGCGTGAAGCCAATCCTGCCGCCTGTGATTTGCTTGGCGAGCCGCTGGTGGGCGAGTTGTGGCGCCAGGTGATCGCCCGCAGTTTCGCCCCGCGTGAAGATGACGGCCACGAAGTGTCGCTGCGTGATGGGCGACGCCTGTCGATTGCCACCCGTTCGCTGGATGCTGAGCCAGGCCAGCTGGTGCTGCTCAACGACCTGACCGAAACCCGTCACCTGCAGGGTGAGCTGGCCCGCCATGAGCGCTTGTCGTCGCTGGGGCGGATGGTCGCCTCGCTGGCGCATCAGATCCGCACACCGTTGTCGGCGGCCTTGCTGTATGCCAGTCACCTGGCCGAGCAGAGCCTGCCGCTAGAGACTCAGCAGCGCTTTGCCGGGAGTCTCAAAGAGCGTCTGCATGAGCTCGAGCATCAGGTGCGCGACATGCTGGTGTTCGCGCGCGGCGAACTGCCGCTGACGGACCGGGTGACCCCAAAGGCGCTGTTCCAGGCCTTGCAGCAGGCCGCCCAGGCCCACGTCCAGGGGCATGCGGTGCGCTGGCAGTGCGACAGTCACCTGGGTGAGTTGCTGTGCAATCGCGACACCTTGGTCGGCGCCTTGCTCAACCTGATTGAAAACGCCCTGCAGGCCAGCAGCGAGCCGGTGCGCCTGAAGGTGCACCTGTATCGCCGTGGCCAGCTGCTGCGCCTGTGTGTCAGCGATGCCGGTGCAGGAATCGACAGTGCTTTGCTGGCGCGTCTGGGCGAGCCGTTCCTCACCACCAAGGCCACCGGTACCGGCCTTGGCCTGGCAGTGGTAAAGGCAGTGGCGCGGGCGCATCAGGGTACTTTGCAGTTACGTTCGCGGCCGGGTCGTGGCACCTGTGCGCTGGTTACGCTGCCGCTGATTGATGCGCTGAAAATGGAGAATGAGCAATGA
- the fliE gene encoding flagellar hook-basal body complex protein FliE translates to MSQGVEFNRLMLDMRAMQMDAMSMPKAVAAPELGSSNFADMLGQAINKVSDTQQASTQLANAFEIGKSGVDLTDVMIASQKASVSFQALTQVRNKLVQAYQDIMQMPV, encoded by the coding sequence ATGAGCCAAGGTGTTGAGTTTAATCGATTGATGTTGGACATGCGGGCCATGCAAATGGACGCTATGTCGATGCCGAAAGCGGTAGCTGCGCCTGAGCTCGGTTCAAGCAATTTTGCCGACATGCTGGGGCAGGCCATCAATAAGGTCAGCGACACCCAGCAGGCTTCCACGCAACTGGCCAACGCCTTCGAGATCGGCAAGAGCGGGGTCGACCTGACCGACGTGATGATTGCTTCGCAGAAAGCCTCGGTATCCTTTCAAGCCTTGACCCAGGTGCGTAACAAGCTGGTCCAGGCCTATCAAGACATCATGCAGATGCCGGTATAA
- the istA gene encoding IS21-like element IS1491 family transposase — protein MRKIREVLRLKFEVGLSARQIAVSVQVGRVTVGDYLNRFAASGLSWPCSLSDAELEQQLFPPAPAVASEKRPLPDWAWVHAELRRPGVTLALLWQEYRLSQPQGFQYSWFCEHYRAWQGKLDVVMRQEHRVGEKLFVDYAGQTVPVIDRHSGEIRQAQVFVAVLGASSYTFAEATWSQQLPDWLGSHTRCFAFLGGVPEIVVPDNLRSAVSKAHRYEPDINPSYRDLAEHYGVAVVPARARKPRDKAKAEVGVQVVERWILAALRNRQFFSLDELNSAISVLLERLNQRPFKKLPGSRQTAFDSLDRPALRPLPEQPYVYAEWKKARVHIDYHVEVDGHYYSVPYQLVKKQLEVRLTARTVECFHANQRVASHLRSMHKGRHSTQAEHMPKSHREHAEWTPQRLIRWAEQTGPNTAGVIRHILERRIHPQQGYRACLGILRLGKTHGEVRLELACRRAISLGTCSYKSLESILRQGLENLPLAQQHLPLLPDDHANLRGPGYYH, from the coding sequence ATGCGTAAGATTCGCGAAGTACTACGTCTCAAGTTCGAGGTCGGACTATCAGCTCGCCAGATTGCGGTCAGCGTGCAGGTCGGTCGTGTCACCGTCGGCGACTACCTCAATCGTTTTGCCGCCAGTGGTCTCAGTTGGCCCTGTTCGTTGTCCGATGCCGAGTTGGAGCAGCAACTGTTCCCGCCGGCCCCGGCGGTTGCCAGCGAGAAGCGGCCTTTACCCGATTGGGCATGGGTGCATGCCGAACTGCGCCGCCCCGGGGTGACCCTGGCGCTGCTCTGGCAGGAGTACCGCCTGAGCCAGCCGCAGGGCTTTCAGTACAGCTGGTTCTGTGAGCACTACCGGGCCTGGCAGGGCAAGCTGGACGTGGTGATGCGTCAGGAGCACCGCGTCGGCGAGAAGCTGTTCGTCGACTATGCCGGCCAGACGGTGCCGGTTATCGACCGCCACAGCGGCGAGATCCGCCAGGCGCAGGTGTTCGTCGCGGTGCTCGGCGCGTCCAGCTACACCTTCGCCGAAGCCACCTGGTCGCAGCAGCTGCCGGACTGGCTAGGCTCGCATACCCGTTGCTTCGCCTTCCTCGGCGGCGTGCCGGAGATCGTGGTGCCGGACAACCTGCGCAGCGCGGTGAGCAAGGCCCATCGTTACGAGCCGGACATCAACCCCAGCTACCGCGACCTTGCCGAGCACTACGGAGTGGCGGTGGTGCCGGCGCGGGCACGCAAACCGCGCGACAAGGCCAAGGCCGAAGTCGGCGTGCAGGTGGTCGAGCGTTGGATCCTCGCGGCCCTGCGCAACCGTCAGTTCTTCTCCTTGGACGAACTCAACAGCGCCATCTCCGTGTTGCTGGAGCGGCTCAACCAACGCCCGTTCAAGAAGCTGCCGGGCTCGCGCCAGACGGCCTTCGACAGCCTGGATCGTCCGGCGCTGCGCCCCCTGCCGGAGCAACCCTACGTCTACGCCGAGTGGAAGAAAGCGCGGGTGCACATCGACTACCACGTCGAGGTCGATGGGCATTACTACTCGGTGCCGTATCAACTGGTGAAGAAGCAGCTGGAGGTGCGCCTGACGGCGCGCACCGTCGAGTGTTTCCACGCCAACCAGCGAGTGGCCAGCCACCTGCGCTCAATGCACAAGGGCCGGCACAGCACGCAGGCCGAGCACATGCCCAAGAGCCATCGCGAGCATGCCGAGTGGACGCCACAACGGCTGATCCGCTGGGCCGAGCAGACCGGGCCGAACACCGCCGGCGTGATCCGGCACATCCTCGAACGGCGCATCCATCCGCAGCAGGGCTACCGGGCCTGCCTGGGCATCCTGCGCCTGGGCAAAACCCACGGCGAAGTGCGCCTGGAGTTGGCCTGCCGTCGCGCCATCAGCCTCGGCACGTGCAGCTACAAGAGCCTCGAATCGATCCTGCGCCAGGGGCTGGAGAACCTGCCGCTGGCCCAGCAGCACCTGCCCCTGCTGCCGGACGACCACGCCAACCTGCGCGGCCCCGGCTACTACCACTGA
- the fliI gene encoding flagellar protein export ATPase FliI gives MRLERTSFGKRLGTYADTVKLPAQPVVEGRLLRMVGLTLEAEGLRAAIGSRCVVINDDSYHPVRVEAEVMGFAGSKVFLMPVGSVAGIAPGARVVPLADNGRLPMGMSMLGRVLDGAGRALDGKGGMKAEDWVPMDGPTINPLNRDPISVPLDVGIRSINGLLTVGRGQRLGLFAGTGVGKSVLLGMMTRFTEADIIVVGLIGERGREVKEFIEHILGTEGLKRSVVVASPADDAPLMRLRAAMYCTRIAEYFRDKGKNVLLLMDSLTRFAQAQREIALAIGEPPATKGYPPSVFAKLPKLVERAGNGEAGGGSITAFYTVLSEGDDQQDPIADSARGVLDGHIVLSRRLAEEGHYPAIDIEASISRVMPQVVSPEQMREAQQFKQLWSRLSQSRDLISVGAYVAGGDAETDLAIALQPKLVHFLRQGLNDNVGMQQSREHLGSVFAQPKSDAG, from the coding sequence ATGCGCCTTGAACGCACCAGTTTCGGCAAGCGCCTGGGCACCTATGCCGACACCGTAAAGCTGCCTGCCCAGCCCGTCGTCGAGGGCCGCCTGCTGCGCATGGTCGGCTTGACCCTGGAGGCCGAAGGCCTGCGTGCTGCGATTGGCAGCCGCTGCGTGGTGATCAACGACGACAGCTACCACCCGGTGCGGGTCGAGGCGGAAGTCATGGGCTTCGCCGGCAGCAAAGTGTTCCTTATGCCGGTCGGCAGTGTCGCCGGGATCGCGCCTGGAGCACGGGTCGTGCCCTTGGCTGACAACGGCCGCCTGCCGATGGGCATGAGCATGCTCGGTAGGGTCCTCGACGGTGCTGGCCGGGCGCTGGATGGCAAGGGCGGGATGAAGGCCGAAGACTGGGTGCCGATGGATGGCCCGACCATCAACCCGCTCAATCGCGACCCGATCAGTGTGCCGCTGGATGTCGGTATCCGCAGCATCAACGGCTTGTTGACCGTAGGTCGTGGCCAGCGCCTGGGCCTGTTCGCCGGTACCGGCGTGGGTAAGAGTGTGCTGCTGGGGATGATGACCCGCTTCACCGAGGCCGACATCATCGTGGTCGGCCTGATCGGCGAGCGGGGCCGTGAGGTCAAGGAGTTCATTGAGCATATTCTCGGCACCGAGGGCCTCAAGCGCTCGGTAGTCGTGGCATCGCCAGCTGACGATGCGCCGTTGATGCGCCTGCGTGCCGCCATGTATTGCACGCGGATTGCCGAATACTTTCGCGACAAGGGCAAGAACGTCCTGTTGTTGATGGATTCGCTGACCCGTTTCGCCCAGGCCCAGCGGGAAATCGCCCTGGCCATCGGCGAACCGCCAGCGACCAAGGGTTATCCGCCCTCGGTGTTTGCCAAGCTGCCCAAGCTGGTGGAGCGAGCCGGTAATGGCGAAGCAGGCGGGGGTTCGATTACTGCGTTCTATACCGTGCTGTCTGAGGGTGACGACCAGCAGGACCCGATCGCCGACTCGGCGCGCGGTGTGCTCGATGGGCATATCGTGCTGTCGCGGCGCCTGGCTGAAGAAGGGCATTACCCGGCCATCGATATCGAGGCCTCGATCAGTCGGGTCATGCCTCAGGTGGTCAGTCCTGAGCAGATGCGCGAGGCGCAACAGTTCAAGCAGCTGTGGTCGCGCCTGTCGCAGAGCCGTGACCTGATCAGCGTTGGCGCTTACGTGGCCGGTGGTGATGCCGAAACTGACCTGGCCATCGCGCTGCAACCAAAACTGGTGCATTTCCTGCGTCAGGGCCTGAACGACAATGTGGGTATGCAGCAGAGTCGTGAACACCTCGGTAGCGTGTTCGCCCAGCCTAAATCCGACGCAGGCTGA
- the fliG gene encoding flagellar motor switch protein FliG, whose protein sequence is MSDNRALTAKLTRVDKAAILLLSLGETDAAQVLRHMGPKEVQRVGVAMAQMGNVHREQVEQVMSEFVEIVGDQTSLGVGSDGYIRKMLTQALGEDKANGLIDRILLGGNTSGLDSLKWMEPRAVADVIRYEHPQIQAIVVAYLDPDQAGEVLGNFDHKVRLDIILRVSSLNTVQPAALKELNQILEKQFSGNSNAARTTLGGIKRAADIMNFLDSSVEGQLMDAIRDIDGDLSEQIEDLMFVFNNLADVDDRGIQALLREVSSDVLVVSLKGADEKVKDKIFKNMSKRASELLRDDLEAKGPVRVSDVETAQKEILTIARRMAEAGEIVLGGKGGEEMI, encoded by the coding sequence ATGAGTGATAACCGAGCCCTTACCGCGAAACTGACCCGGGTCGACAAGGCTGCGATCCTGCTCTTGTCCCTGGGTGAAACCGACGCTGCCCAGGTATTGCGCCACATGGGGCCCAAGGAAGTGCAGCGGGTCGGTGTGGCCATGGCGCAGATGGGCAACGTCCATCGCGAGCAGGTCGAACAGGTGATGAGCGAGTTCGTCGAGATCGTCGGCGACCAGACCAGCCTGGGTGTCGGCTCCGACGGCTACATCCGCAAGATGCTCACCCAGGCCCTGGGTGAAGACAAGGCCAACGGCCTGATCGACCGCATCCTGCTCGGTGGCAACACCAGCGGCCTGGACAGCCTCAAGTGGATGGAGCCGCGTGCCGTGGCTGACGTCATCCGCTATGAACACCCGCAGATCCAGGCCATCGTGGTGGCTTACCTGGATCCTGACCAGGCCGGTGAAGTGCTGGGCAACTTCGACCACAAGGTGCGCCTGGATATCATCCTGCGCGTTTCCTCGCTCAACACCGTGCAGCCGGCGGCGCTCAAGGAACTCAACCAGATCCTCGAGAAACAGTTCTCCGGCAACTCCAACGCCGCGCGTACCACCCTGGGTGGTATCAAGCGTGCTGCTGACATCATGAACTTCCTCGACAGCTCCGTGGAAGGCCAGCTGATGGACGCGATCCGCGACATCGATGGCGATCTCTCCGAGCAGATCGAAGACTTGATGTTCGTCTTCAACAACCTCGCCGATGTCGACGACCGCGGTATCCAGGCGCTGCTGCGCGAGGTCTCCTCCGACGTGCTGGTGGTGTCCCTCAAGGGTGCCGACGAGAAGGTCAAGGACAAGATCTTCAAGAACATGTCCAAGCGTGCCTCGGAACTGCTGCGCGACGACCTTGAGGCCAAAGGGCCGGTACGGGTCAGCGATGTCGAGACGGCGCAAAAGGAAATCCTCACCATCGCCCGCCGTATGGCCGAAGCCGGAGAGATCGTGCTCGGTGGCAAGGGCGGCGAAGAGATGATCTAA
- a CDS encoding sigma-54-dependent transcriptional regulator: MKAIKVLLVEDDRALRQALGDTLELGGFAYRAVGSAEEALEAVAEEAFSLVVSDVNMPGMDGHQLLARLRANQPQLPVLLMTAHAAVERAVEAMRQGAVDYLVKPFEPRALLELVARHALGVVAGVADEGPVACEPASAQLLELATRVARSDSTVLISGESGTGKEVLARFIHQQSTRASQPFVAINCAAIPDNMLEATLFGHEKGSFTGAIAAQAGKFEQADGGTLLLDEISEMPLGLQAKLLRVLQEREVERVGGRKPIALDIRVVATTNRDLAGEVAAGRFREDLFYRLSVFPLAWRPLRERSADILPLAERLLARHVNKMKHAPVRLSPEAKACLQRYAWPGNVRELDNAIQRALILQQGGVIEAVDFCLAGAMPMFTAAPLSVTPAQPAVEAPGGLGDDMRRHEFQMIIDTLRSERGRRKEAAERLGISPRTLRYKLAQMRDAGMDVEASLYAS; this comes from the coding sequence ATGAAGGCAATCAAGGTGCTGCTGGTCGAGGATGATCGGGCACTGCGTCAGGCCTTGGGCGATACCCTGGAACTGGGTGGTTTTGCTTATCGTGCCGTCGGCTCGGCCGAAGAGGCGCTGGAGGCTGTGGCTGAAGAGGCGTTCAGCCTGGTGGTCAGCGACGTCAATATGCCGGGCATGGATGGGCATCAGTTGCTGGCCCGCTTGCGTGCGAACCAGCCGCAATTGCCGGTGTTGTTGATGACGGCTCATGCGGCTGTCGAGCGTGCGGTCGAAGCCATGCGTCAAGGCGCGGTGGACTATCTGGTCAAGCCGTTTGAGCCGCGGGCGTTGCTTGAGTTGGTGGCGCGCCATGCCCTTGGCGTGGTCGCCGGTGTAGCTGATGAGGGCCCGGTTGCTTGTGAGCCGGCCAGTGCGCAATTGCTGGAGCTGGCCACGCGGGTGGCGCGCAGCGATTCCACGGTGTTGATCTCCGGCGAGTCGGGTACCGGCAAGGAAGTGCTGGCGCGGTTCATTCATCAGCAATCAACCCGGGCCAGTCAGCCGTTCGTGGCGATCAACTGCGCGGCGATTCCAGACAACATGCTCGAAGCGACCCTGTTCGGTCACGAGAAGGGCTCTTTCACCGGCGCCATCGCCGCCCAGGCGGGCAAGTTCGAACAGGCCGACGGCGGCACCCTGCTGCTCGATGAAATCTCGGAAATGCCTTTGGGGCTGCAAGCCAAGCTGCTGCGCGTGTTGCAGGAGCGGGAAGTGGAGCGGGTCGGCGGGCGCAAGCCGATTGCTCTGGATATCCGTGTCGTAGCGACCACCAACCGTGATCTGGCGGGCGAGGTGGCGGCTGGGCGTTTCCGTGAAGACCTGTTCTATCGTCTGTCGGTATTCCCCCTGGCGTGGCGACCGCTGCGCGAGCGTAGCGCCGATATTCTGCCGCTGGCCGAGCGCCTGCTGGCGCGTCACGTCAATAAAATGAAGCATGCTCCGGTGCGCCTGTCGCCTGAGGCCAAAGCTTGCCTGCAGAGGTATGCCTGGCCGGGTAACGTGCGCGAGCTGGATAACGCCATTCAACGGGCGTTGATCCTGCAGCAGGGCGGGGTGATCGAAGCGGTGGACTTTTGTCTGGCCGGTGCCATGCCGATGTTTACCGCCGCCCCGCTGAGCGTAACGCCAGCGCAGCCGGCGGTTGAGGCGCCGGGTGGTCTGGGTGATGACATGCGCCGTCACGAGTTCCAGATGATCATCGATACCCTGCGATCCGAGCGCGGACGGCGCAAGGAAGCGGCTGAGCGCCTGGGCATCAGTCCGCGGACCCTGCGCTACAAGCTGGCGCAGATGCGTGATGCCGGGATGGACGTCGAGGCCAGTCTGTACGCCAGTTGA
- the fliF gene encoding flagellar basal-body MS-ring/collar protein FliF, which produces MAEAVVDNVPAKGSASAPKPPLFGMSFLENISQMPMLRQVGLLVGLAASVAIGFAVVLWSQQPDYRPLYGSLAGMDTKQVMETLAAADIPYNVEPNSGALLVKADDLSRARLKLAAAGVAPSDGNVGFEILDKEQGLGTSQFMEATRYRRGLEGELARTVSSLNNVKAARVHLAIPKSSVFVRDERRPSASVLVELYPGRALEAGQVMAIVNLVATSVPELDKSQVTVVDQKGNLLSDQINNSELTMAGKQFDYSRRMEGMLTQRVHNILQPVLGNDRYKAEVSADVDFSAVESTSEQFNPDQPALRSEQSVNEQRSSSMGPQGVPGALSNQPPGPASAPQTTGGAQTAAAAIQPGQPLLDANGQQIMDPATGQPMLAPYPADKRLQSTKNFELDRSISHTRQQQGRLNRLSVAVVVDDQVKIDPATGDSTRAPWGAEDLARFTRLVQDAVGFDASRGDSVSVINVPFAADRGEVIAEIPFYSQPWFWDIIKQVMGVLFILVLVFGVLRPVLNNITGNGKQNAGADGDMELGVLGLDGDLANDRVSLGGPQSILLPSPSEGYDAQLNAIKSLVAEDPGRVAQVVKEWINADE; this is translated from the coding sequence ATGGCCGAAGCAGTCGTCGATAACGTGCCCGCCAAAGGCAGCGCATCAGCGCCCAAGCCGCCGTTGTTCGGCATGTCGTTCCTGGAAAACATCTCGCAGATGCCCATGCTGCGGCAGGTTGGCCTGCTGGTCGGTCTGGCCGCGAGTGTGGCCATCGGCTTTGCCGTGGTGCTCTGGTCGCAGCAGCCCGACTACCGTCCGCTGTACGGCAGCCTGGCGGGCATGGACACCAAGCAGGTCATGGAAACCCTGGCCGCTGCCGATATTCCCTACAACGTCGAACCCAATTCAGGCGCCTTGCTGGTCAAGGCCGACGACCTCTCCCGTGCCCGCCTGAAACTGGCCGCCGCCGGTGTGGCGCCGAGCGACGGTAATGTCGGCTTCGAGATTCTCGACAAGGAACAGGGGCTGGGCACCAGTCAGTTCATGGAGGCCACCCGTTATCGCCGTGGTCTTGAAGGTGAACTGGCGCGAACCGTCTCCAGCCTCAACAACGTCAAGGCCGCACGCGTGCACCTGGCGATTCCGAAGAGCTCGGTGTTCGTCCGTGACGAGCGTCGGCCGAGTGCCTCGGTACTGGTCGAACTGTATCCGGGCCGCGCCCTGGAAGCCGGCCAGGTGATGGCGATTGTCAACCTGGTGGCAACCAGTGTGCCGGAGCTGGACAAGTCCCAGGTCACCGTGGTGGATCAGAAGGGCAACCTGCTCTCCGACCAGATCAACAACTCCGAACTGACCATGGCCGGCAAGCAGTTCGACTACAGTCGGCGCATGGAAGGCATGCTTACCCAGCGTGTGCATAACATCCTGCAGCCAGTGCTGGGCAATGATCGCTACAAGGCCGAAGTGTCGGCCGATGTCGATTTCAGTGCCGTCGAATCCACCTCCGAGCAGTTCAACCCGGATCAGCCGGCGCTGCGCAGCGAGCAGTCGGTCAATGAACAACGTTCCAGCAGCATGGGTCCACAAGGTGTGCCGGGTGCGCTGAGCAACCAGCCGCCTGGCCCGGCATCCGCACCGCAAACCACCGGTGGCGCACAAACCGCCGCGGCGGCCATCCAGCCTGGTCAACCGCTGCTCGATGCCAATGGTCAGCAGATCATGGATCCGGCTACCGGCCAGCCGATGCTTGCACCTTATCCTGCGGACAAACGCCTGCAGTCGACGAAGAACTTCGAACTGGATCGCTCCATCAGCCATACCCGTCAGCAACAGGGCCGCCTGAATCGCCTGTCGGTGGCGGTGGTGGTCGATGATCAGGTCAAGATCGACCCGGCCACCGGTGACAGCACCCGTGCCCCCTGGGGTGCCGAAGATCTGGCGCGCTTCACCCGCCTGGTGCAGGACGCGGTGGGCTTCGACGCCAGCCGTGGCGACAGCGTCAGCGTGATCAACGTACCGTTCGCCGCTGACCGTGGCGAGGTGATTGCCGAGATTCCGTTCTACTCGCAGCCGTGGTTCTGGGACATCATCAAGCAGGTCATGGGTGTACTGTTCATCCTCGTGCTGGTGTTCGGTGTGCTGCGTCCGGTCCTCAACAACATCACCGGCAATGGCAAGCAAAACGCCGGTGCCGATGGCGACATGGAACTGGGCGTGCTCGGTCTGGATGGCGATCTGGCCAACGACCGCGTGAGCCTGGGTGGTCCGCAAAGCATTCTGCTGCCGAGCCCGAGCGAGGGCTACGACGCGCAGCTCAACGCAATCAAGAGCCTGGTGGCCGAAGATCCGGGTCGTGTGGCCCAGGTCGTGAAAGAGTGGATCAACGCCGATGAGTGA
- the fliH gene encoding flagellar assembly protein FliH: protein MSTNEHLSELIRAAEVEAFNRWALPSFDPEPEPEPEPEPEVVQEEVEEVPLEEVQPLTLEELESIRQEAYNEGFATGEREGFHSTQLKVRQEAEVALAAKLASLEQLMGNLLEPIAEQDSQIEKALVNLVAHMAREVIGRQLRSDSSQIAQVLREALKLLPMGADNIRIHINPQDFEQAKALRERHEERWKLLEDEALLPGGCRIETDHSRIDATMETRIDKALAQLFDQLHDQGLHPAAPDLTVDLDDTHAP from the coding sequence ATGTCAACCAACGAGCACCTGAGTGAGCTGATTCGCGCCGCTGAAGTCGAGGCCTTCAATCGCTGGGCGCTGCCCAGCTTTGACCCCGAGCCCGAGCCTGAACCGGAGCCCGAACCTGAAGTGGTTCAGGAAGAAGTCGAGGAAGTGCCGCTGGAGGAAGTCCAGCCACTGACCCTCGAAGAGCTCGAAAGCATTCGTCAGGAAGCCTACAACGAAGGCTTTGCCACCGGTGAGCGTGAAGGCTTCCACAGCACCCAGCTCAAGGTCCGTCAGGAAGCTGAAGTCGCGTTGGCGGCCAAACTGGCCAGCCTCGAACAGCTGATGGGCAACCTGCTGGAGCCGATTGCCGAGCAGGACAGCCAGATCGAGAAAGCCCTGGTCAACCTGGTCGCGCACATGGCCCGTGAAGTCATCGGCCGCCAGCTGCGCAGTGACTCCAGCCAGATCGCTCAGGTTTTGCGCGAAGCTCTGAAGCTGCTGCCCATGGGCGCTGACAACATCCGTATTCATATCAACCCGCAGGACTTCGAGCAGGCCAAGGCCTTGCGCGAGCGTCACGAAGAGCGCTGGAAACTGCTCGAAGACGAGGCGCTGCTGCCGGGTGGCTGCCGAATCGAAACCGACCATAGCCGCATCGATGCGACCATGGAAACCCGTATCGACAAGGCCTTGGCGCAACTGTTCGATCAGTTGCATGACCAGGGCCTGCATCCTGCAGCGCCTGATCTGACGGTCGATCTGGACGACACCCATGCGCCTTGA
- the istB gene encoding IS21-like element ISPpu7 family helper ATPase IstB — protein sequence MLPHPTLDKLQTLRLHGMLKALNEQLKTPDIDSLSFEERLGLLVDRELTERDDKRLSSRLRQARLKHNACLEDIDYRSPRGLDKALILQLSGGQWLRDGLNLIIGGPTGVGKTWLACALAHQACREGYSVRYLRLPRLLEELGLAHGDGRFAKLMSSYAKTDLLILDDWGLAPFTAEQRRDMLELLDDRYGQRSTIVTSQMPVDNWHELIGDPTLADAILDRLVHNAYRINLKGESMRKRTQKLTTPANPD from the coding sequence ATGCTGCCCCATCCGACCCTGGACAAGCTGCAAACCCTGCGCCTGCACGGCATGCTCAAGGCGCTGAACGAACAACTGAAAACCCCGGACATCGACAGCCTGAGCTTCGAGGAACGCCTCGGCCTGCTGGTCGACCGCGAGCTGACTGAACGCGACGACAAGCGCCTGAGCAGCCGCCTGCGCCAGGCCCGGCTCAAGCACAACGCCTGCCTCGAAGACATCGACTACCGCAGCCCGCGCGGGCTGGATAAGGCGCTGATCCTGCAACTGAGCGGCGGCCAGTGGCTACGCGACGGCCTCAACCTGATCATCGGCGGCCCCACCGGTGTCGGTAAAACCTGGCTGGCCTGCGCCCTGGCCCACCAGGCCTGCCGAGAAGGCTACAGCGTGCGTTACCTGCGCTTGCCGCGTTTGCTGGAAGAACTGGGTCTGGCCCATGGCGACGGGCGCTTCGCCAAGCTGATGAGCAGCTACGCCAAGACCGACCTGCTGATCCTCGATGACTGGGGCTTGGCCCCGTTCACCGCCGAACAGCGGCGCGACATGCTGGAGCTACTGGACGACCGCTACGGCCAGCGCTCGACCATCGTTACCAGCCAGATGCCGGTGGACAACTGGCACGAACTGATCGGCGATCCGACCCTGGCCGACGCTATCCTCGACCGCCTGGTGCACAACGCTTACCGGATCAATCTGAAGGGTGAATCAATGCGCAAACGGACGCAGAAATTGACGACGCCAGCCAACCCGGACTAA